A window of the Bacillus sp. A301a_S52 genome harbors these coding sequences:
- a CDS encoding deoxyribodipyrimidine photo-lyase codes for MSDIYAVWLRNDLRFHDNRAIHQALRAACETNGRVVLFFHLHPNFITTIDLHHDYFFQSVHHFQERCQQLNLHLPIFFGDPHEAFSKLIASFNTLKAVFYQKDYTRFGKERDKEITSFLHNKGIATYGFNGSHIVEPDELTKADGTPYHVFTPYFRKWQQHQKPKTVSINLEELKNRYVSHDSHNLQDDTPYFNHHVLAHCHQHWTDIGEEKATELLEQFIEERLTTYAELRDQPAQSGTSNLSPFIKTGALSPATIFHSVTAYLDTAGKGAETFIKELAWRDFYAMIYHVYPETDTQEYQLKYRDLPWRKDEDKLWQHWITGTTGFPIVDAGMRQLNETGWMHNRLRMVTASFLTKDYLIDWRLGEAYFAKKLIDYDIASNVGGWQWAASVGTDAVPYFRVFNPTRQSERFDPKGLFIKQYVPELAQVPVKYIHHPATMPHATQQASTCLIGHDYPEPSVDHALQRKKTIAIFKEENL; via the coding sequence ATGAGTGACATTTATGCCGTATGGCTGAGAAATGATTTAAGGTTTCATGACAACCGAGCTATTCATCAAGCACTTCGCGCTGCATGTGAGACAAATGGCCGTGTCGTTCTATTTTTTCATCTACACCCAAACTTCATAACGACCATTGACTTACATCATGATTATTTTTTTCAGTCGGTTCACCATTTTCAGGAAAGGTGTCAACAGCTTAACTTACATCTTCCCATCTTTTTTGGTGATCCTCACGAAGCATTTTCAAAACTGATCGCATCCTTTAACACATTAAAAGCTGTTTTCTATCAAAAAGATTATACAAGGTTCGGTAAAGAGAGAGATAAAGAGATCACATCATTTCTGCATAATAAAGGGATTGCCACGTATGGATTTAATGGTAGCCATATTGTTGAACCAGACGAGCTTACAAAGGCGGATGGCACGCCTTATCACGTTTTCACTCCTTATTTTCGTAAATGGCAGCAACATCAAAAACCTAAAACGGTATCCATTAATCTTGAGGAACTTAAAAACCGCTATGTGTCTCATGATTCCCACAACCTTCAAGACGATACACCTTATTTTAATCACCATGTTTTAGCTCACTGTCACCAGCATTGGACTGACATAGGTGAAGAAAAGGCAACTGAACTACTAGAACAATTTATCGAAGAACGGCTCACAACTTATGCTGAATTGCGAGATCAACCTGCACAATCCGGGACGAGTAATCTTTCCCCCTTTATTAAAACTGGGGCACTATCACCAGCAACCATTTTCCACAGTGTGACGGCCTATCTCGATACTGCCGGAAAAGGGGCGGAAACATTTATAAAAGAGCTTGCTTGGCGCGATTTTTATGCAATGATCTATCATGTCTATCCTGAAACAGATACTCAGGAGTATCAGCTAAAATATAGAGATTTACCATGGCGAAAGGACGAGGATAAGCTCTGGCAACACTGGATCACTGGTACAACAGGTTTCCCTATCGTTGATGCAGGTATGAGACAATTAAACGAAACAGGCTGGATGCATAACCGATTAAGAATGGTCACAGCGTCTTTTTTAACAAAGGATTACTTAATTGATTGGCGTTTAGGCGAAGCTTATTTTGCGAAGAAACTCATTGACTATGATATAGCCTCAAATGTGGGTGGCTGGCAATGGGCCGCTTCTGTTGGCACTGACGCAGTCCCTTACTTTAGGGTGTTCAATCCAACACGCCAATCTGAGCGCTTCGATCCTAAGGGCCTCTTCATTAAACAATATGTACCAGAACTCGCCCAAGTACCGGTAAAGTACATTCATCATCCAGCCACAATGCCACACGCTACTCAACAGGCAAGCACATGTCTTATTGGTCACGATTATCCAGAGCCTTCAGTGGATCATGCCTTACAACGAAAAAAAACCATCGCTATATTTAAGGAGGAGAACTTATAA
- a CDS encoding SidA/IucD/PvdA family monooxygenase, translating into MENKKIYDLIGVGIGPFNLGMAALLDNKKEIEGIFFEESSSFNWHPGMLIEGADLQVPFLADLVTFADPTSKFSFINYLHTHNRLYTFYFFNRFDIPRREYNDYAQWVAGQLDNCRFNKRVVDVADHVTTSSYYEVTVEDQKTKVLETYLAKHLVIGTGSSPFIPAEFEGFPQEDVLHTSAYQYYVDAFTEAERVLIAGSGQSAAEVFLDQLQGQTQGKPMLYWLTRSPGFFQLEAGKLGQEVFSPDYIDYFHELSYEARKKELPHLTQLRNGIEEKTLHSIYDHLYHHSTQLRELPVLIQANIELKSIEKDKDGYHVSCYQIQEKKPFTITVDKVVLATGYQPHLPNWLHKFSDLIKWEDDAHFTVSRDYKLQFKEERSHHIFTLTNLEHSHGAGATNLALAVERNVTIINRIASKTLYPEQRHTVFQTFSHDALNDN; encoded by the coding sequence ATGGAAAATAAGAAAATATATGATCTGATAGGGGTAGGTATCGGGCCGTTCAACTTAGGAATGGCTGCTTTATTAGATAATAAGAAAGAAATAGAAGGCATTTTCTTTGAAGAAAGCTCGTCATTTAATTGGCATCCAGGCATGTTAATTGAAGGAGCAGATTTGCAGGTGCCATTTTTAGCAGATTTAGTGACATTTGCTGATCCAACTAGCAAGTTCAGCTTTATTAATTATTTACATACACATAATCGGCTTTACACCTTTTATTTTTTTAATCGATTTGATATTCCTAGAAGAGAATATAACGACTATGCCCAATGGGTTGCAGGTCAACTGGATAATTGTCGTTTTAATAAACGGGTAGTAGATGTTGCAGATCATGTGACGACTTCTTCTTACTATGAAGTGACAGTGGAAGATCAAAAGACAAAAGTATTAGAAACGTACTTAGCAAAACATCTTGTGATAGGGACTGGAAGCAGTCCTTTCATACCAGCTGAGTTTGAAGGTTTTCCACAAGAAGATGTTCTTCATACGAGCGCTTATCAGTATTATGTAGATGCCTTTACTGAAGCGGAGAGAGTATTAATTGCAGGTTCTGGGCAAAGTGCCGCAGAAGTATTTCTCGATCAGCTTCAGGGACAAACGCAAGGTAAACCGATGTTATATTGGTTGACCCGATCACCAGGGTTCTTTCAGCTAGAAGCGGGGAAATTAGGGCAGGAAGTATTTTCCCCTGACTATATTGACTATTTCCATGAGTTGTCTTATGAAGCGAGAAAAAAGGAATTACCTCATTTAACACAGCTACGGAATGGGATAGAAGAGAAAACGTTGCATTCAATTTATGACCATCTCTACCACCATTCCACTCAACTGAGGGAACTGCCTGTATTAATACAAGCCAATATTGAACTGAAAAGTATTGAAAAAGATAAAGACGGTTATCACGTATCTTGTTATCAGATTCAGGAGAAGAAGCCTTTTACAATAACAGTGGATAAAGTGGTATTAGCTACAGGTTATCAGCCGCATCTCCCTAATTGGTTACATAAATTCTCAGACTTAATTAAATGGGAAGATGATGCTCATTTCACCGTTAGTCGAGACTATAAGCTTCAATTTAAAGAAGAAAGATCCCATCATATTTTTACATTAACGAACTTGGAGCACAGCCATGGGGCAGGGGCTACAAATTTAGCGTTAGCCGTTGAACGGAATGTGACAATTATAAATCGTATTGCGAGTAAAACTCTTTATCCTGAACAACGGCATACGGTTTTTCAAACGTTTAGCCACGATGCTCTTAATGACAATTAG
- a CDS encoding acylphosphatase produces MQRYYVIVNGHVQGVGFRFNTQMKASEFGVSGWVKNNMDGSVELEVQGEPETVEAFLTSLKNVKFPAKVRSLNKKEIEVVEGEKAFSIR; encoded by the coding sequence ATGCAACGTTATTATGTCATTGTGAATGGGCATGTTCAAGGAGTTGGCTTTCGCTTTAATACGCAAATGAAAGCCTCAGAATTTGGTGTTAGCGGCTGGGTAAAAAATAATATGGATGGGTCTGTGGAATTAGAAGTACAAGGTGAACCCGAGACAGTAGAAGCTTTTTTAACCTCTTTAAAAAATGTAAAATTTCCAGCTAAAGTGAGAAGTTTAAACAAAAAAGAAATTGAAGTAGTTGAAGGGGAAAAAGCTTTTTCAATTCGTTAG
- a CDS encoding adhesin, which produces MIITNEAKDYLMKVLEENHADTIRVTDTGEGCCGPAIGITLSKPEEADIVEEINSIQVAFEKAIYYDVKKATIDVQQGDGGEELVLTGITESC; this is translated from the coding sequence GTGATTATAACAAATGAGGCGAAAGATTATTTAATGAAAGTCTTAGAAGAAAATCATGCTGACACTATTAGGGTGACTGACACTGGGGAAGGGTGCTGTGGTCCAGCTATCGGAATAACGCTTAGTAAGCCTGAGGAAGCTGATATTGTGGAAGAGATAAACTCGATTCAAGTGGCCTTTGAAAAAGCCATTTATTATGATGTGAAAAAAGCAACGATCGATGTGCAACAGGGAGATGGAGGGGAAGAACTTGTTCTCACAGGGATCACAGAATCATGTTAA
- the arsB gene encoding ACR3 family arsenite efflux transporter: MSKDVEEAAGKGISFFERYLSVWVIICIMAGVAVGQFLPVIPDTLSRFEYAQVSIPVAILIWLMIYPMMAQIDFSSIANAGRKPKGLIITLVVNWLIKPFTMFFFAWLFFRVVFAPFIPESLATEYIAGAVLLGAAPCTAMVFVWSYLTKGNASYTLVQVSVNDLIMIFAYGPIVMLLLRINNVVIPFDTIFLSIVLFIIIPLAAGYVSRVVLIKRKGLAWFENVYLKAAGKFTIVGLLLTLIILFSFQGEVIINNPLHILLIAVPLIIQTLFIFVIAYLWAKTWRIEHSVAAPAAMIGTSNFFELAVAVAIALFGLNSGAALVTVVGVLVEVPLMLFLVRIANNTRGWFPAEPQLVKNK; the protein is encoded by the coding sequence ATGAGTAAAGATGTGGAAGAAGCGGCAGGGAAAGGTATTAGCTTTTTTGAAAGGTATTTATCTGTCTGGGTGATCATTTGTATAATGGCGGGCGTAGCCGTTGGACAATTCCTTCCGGTAATACCTGATACGCTTAGTCGTTTCGAATATGCGCAAGTGTCCATTCCAGTCGCCATTTTAATTTGGTTGATGATCTATCCAATGATGGCGCAAATCGATTTTTCTAGTATTGCCAATGCAGGACGTAAACCAAAAGGACTTATTATCACGTTAGTTGTTAACTGGCTGATCAAACCGTTTACGATGTTTTTCTTCGCTTGGCTCTTTTTCCGAGTTGTATTTGCCCCGTTCATTCCAGAGTCGCTTGCGACAGAATATATTGCTGGAGCCGTTTTATTAGGAGCGGCACCGTGTACGGCCATGGTATTCGTATGGAGCTATTTGACGAAGGGGAATGCCAGTTACACACTCGTTCAAGTATCAGTGAATGACCTCATCATGATCTTTGCTTACGGGCCGATCGTTATGCTATTACTTCGTATTAATAATGTGGTCATTCCGTTTGATACAATTTTCTTATCGATTGTCTTATTTATTATTATTCCGTTAGCGGCAGGATACGTATCACGGGTAGTACTTATTAAACGCAAAGGTTTAGCTTGGTTTGAAAACGTCTATTTAAAAGCCGCAGGGAAATTTACGATAGTCGGCTTATTATTAACGTTAATCATTTTATTTTCATTCCAAGGAGAAGTGATTATTAATAATCCGCTTCATATCTTATTAATTGCTGTGCCTCTAATTATACAGACATTATTTATTTTTGTTATCGCCTACTTATGGGCAAAAACGTGGCGCATTGAACATAGTGTTGCGGCACCAGCGGCTATGATCGGGACGAGTAACTTTTTCGAGCTAGCAGTGGCAGTAGCGATCGCGTTGTTCGGATTGAATTCAGGTGCCGCACTCGTCACAGTCGTGGGAGTGCTAGTGGAAGTTCCGCTTATGCTGTTTTTAGTACGGATTGCTAATAATACGAGAGGATGGTTTCCCGCTGAACCACAGCTCGTAAAAAATAAGTAG
- a CDS encoding 1-acyl-sn-glycerol-3-phosphate acyltransferase, which yields MLRTLIWYMYFFGYLVAVSPLLLKAHMLKKQGKKEELDAFIRTITSNWARRLIKLAGGKVSVIGAERIPKNEPLLIVSNHQGNFDIPVLLGYLGINMGFISKVEVKKIPLIRSWMILMGCIFMDRKDRRQAVKAIKQGAESFQHGQNLVIFPEGTRSKGGPVAPFKKGSFKLATKSGVTILPVTINGSYKLMEANNNLMTPGSVVITVTEPIRCHQTDETIDAQQLADLSRTQIMNALDDKQEHITTELSSPV from the coding sequence ATGTTACGTACACTTATATGGTATATGTATTTTTTTGGCTACTTAGTGGCGGTTTCACCGTTGCTACTTAAAGCACACATGCTTAAAAAACAAGGCAAAAAAGAAGAATTGGATGCATTTATACGAACGATTACATCCAATTGGGCGCGCAGATTAATAAAGTTAGCTGGCGGGAAAGTGAGTGTTATCGGAGCAGAGCGGATTCCAAAGAACGAACCACTTCTTATCGTTAGCAATCATCAAGGAAATTTTGATATTCCCGTTTTATTAGGTTATTTAGGAATTAATATGGGTTTTATTTCTAAAGTTGAAGTAAAGAAAATCCCATTGATTCGTTCATGGATGATACTCATGGGCTGTATTTTTATGGATCGAAAAGATAGACGACAGGCAGTGAAGGCGATCAAACAAGGTGCAGAGTCGTTTCAACATGGACAAAACCTTGTTATCTTCCCAGAAGGTACACGTAGTAAGGGAGGTCCTGTAGCCCCTTTTAAAAAAGGGAGCTTCAAACTTGCGACAAAATCAGGTGTTACAATTCTGCCCGTGACAATTAATGGATCTTATAAATTAATGGAAGCCAATAATAATTTAATGACTCCTGGAAGTGTAGTCATAACCGTGACAGAGCCTATACGCTGTCATCAAACTGACGAAACGATTGATGCGCAACAGTTGGCTGATTTGAGTCGGACACAAATTATGAATGCTCTAGATGATAAGCAAGAACATATAACGACGGAACTATCTTCTCCTGTATAG
- a CDS encoding SCP2 sterol-binding domain-containing protein, which translates to MSVDTILATIVRRMNEEPEHLEGLTYTYEFRLTGEEEQLYQLKIDNQTAEYATNRQWEPKLTLELSEANFQKLATDSLNPAMAYMNGKLKVHGELTHALKFHSLLKKYT; encoded by the coding sequence TTGTCAGTAGATACAATATTGGCTACGATTGTAAGGAGAATGAACGAGGAACCAGAGCATTTAGAAGGACTTACCTATACCTATGAATTTCGGTTAACAGGAGAAGAAGAGCAGCTCTATCAGCTGAAAATAGACAATCAAACAGCTGAGTACGCTACAAATAGGCAGTGGGAACCTAAATTAACGCTAGAATTAAGCGAGGCTAACTTTCAAAAGCTCGCCACTGACAGTCTAAATCCAGCAATGGCTTATATGAATGGCAAGTTAAAAGTTCACGGCGAACTAACCCATGCCCTCAAGTTTCATAGTCTGTTAAAAAAATATACGTAA
- a CDS encoding FbpB family small basic protein produces the protein MRKRFHKSFEELVKENKQEIMEDQKAILQIEKKIDDRYEEKMLQKA, from the coding sequence ATGAGAAAGCGGTTTCATAAAAGCTTCGAGGAGTTAGTTAAAGAAAATAAACAGGAAATTATGGAAGACCAAAAAGCAATCCTCCAAATCGAGAAAAAAATCGATGATCGTTATGAAGAGAAGATGCTCCAAAAGGCTTAA
- a CDS encoding MFS transporter: MDHSTHYTEPNHPGYRYWVLVGMVLIAGFSQGMLLPVLAVMLEGAGVSSSWNGLNAAALYIGIILISPFIEKPVRKYGYKPVIIIGLIIMAISLLLFPFWQAFWFWFVLRMVVGIADNLIHFSTQIWISTTSTPANRGRQLAIYGLAFGLGFGFGPMMTRLLEINEFLPFILATTASLIAWIFMLFLKNEWPASDFETASQLNTLSRYKKVLKLAWFALLPGFFYGYLEASLHGSYPVYAIRMGLDMNFVTVFLLPGFVFGSLITQLPLGILSDKVGRDKVLIGLIGSGLILFLCMPLAEDMTWLLFSLFAVAGMTLGSLYSLGIAYLADLVPANLLPTGNVMTAILFALGSMIGPVVGGFLIEAVGDGAIYYSMSAMLVVMFIAGIIFQYQLHVQTKKSSQSTANVES, translated from the coding sequence ATGGATCATTCAACTCACTACACTGAGCCTAACCACCCTGGCTATAGATATTGGGTACTCGTGGGGATGGTACTAATTGCTGGGTTTTCTCAAGGAATGTTGTTACCTGTCCTTGCCGTCATGCTGGAAGGGGCCGGCGTCTCATCTTCTTGGAACGGGCTAAATGCGGCAGCTCTATACATCGGGATTATTTTAATTTCTCCCTTTATCGAAAAACCCGTTAGAAAATATGGTTATAAGCCTGTGATTATCATTGGACTAATCATTATGGCAATTTCACTACTTCTCTTTCCTTTTTGGCAAGCTTTTTGGTTTTGGTTTGTGCTAAGAATGGTCGTAGGCATTGCCGATAATCTGATTCATTTTTCTACGCAAATTTGGATTAGTACCACGAGCACTCCGGCTAATCGTGGAAGACAGCTAGCCATCTACGGCCTGGCTTTCGGCTTAGGGTTTGGTTTTGGGCCGATGATGACTCGATTATTAGAAATAAATGAATTTCTTCCGTTTATATTAGCAACAACTGCCAGTTTAATTGCATGGATTTTTATGCTGTTTTTGAAAAATGAGTGGCCTGCAAGTGATTTTGAAACAGCTTCACAACTTAATACGCTTTCCCGGTATAAAAAAGTATTGAAGCTCGCCTGGTTTGCATTACTACCAGGATTTTTTTACGGATACTTAGAAGCTTCTCTCCACGGTAGTTATCCAGTGTATGCCATTAGAATGGGGTTAGATATGAACTTCGTCACCGTTTTCCTACTTCCTGGCTTTGTATTTGGGAGTTTAATTACTCAGCTTCCCCTCGGCATCTTAAGTGATAAAGTCGGACGTGATAAAGTATTGATCGGCCTTATAGGGTCAGGACTTATCTTATTTTTATGTATGCCCTTAGCAGAGGATATGACTTGGCTATTGTTTTCATTATTTGCGGTGGCTGGTATGACACTGGGATCCCTTTATTCTTTAGGAATAGCTTATTTGGCCGATCTAGTCCCAGCCAATTTATTACCGACGGGGAACGTCATGACCGCCATCCTGTTTGCACTTGGAAGCATGATTGGTCCAGTTGTAGGAGGTTTTCTCATTGAAGCTGTGGGTGATGGTGCCATTTATTATTCAATGTCAGCCATGCTCGTTGTTATGTTTATTGCCGGGATTATTTTTCAATATCAATTACACGTACAGACTAAAAAAAGTAGCCAAAGTACGGCAAATGTAGAAAGTTAA
- a CDS encoding OsmC family protein has product MKFTYNQDDAFETDFEFGRLTVSGNEEKGFRPFQLMVSSIAVCSASVLRKVLTKQRMVVHDIQVEADVTRDPARANRLSAIKLHYVIKGDLTEQKVEKAVQLAAQNCPMAQTVSDTVDITETFEIH; this is encoded by the coding sequence ATGAAATTTACGTATAATCAAGATGATGCATTTGAAACAGATTTCGAATTCGGTAGGCTTACAGTGTCTGGTAATGAGGAAAAAGGATTCCGCCCCTTTCAATTGATGGTGAGTTCGATTGCAGTATGCAGTGCATCTGTCTTAAGAAAGGTACTGACGAAACAACGGATGGTCGTTCACGACATTCAAGTAGAGGCTGATGTCACTCGTGATCCAGCTCGAGCTAACAGACTATCAGCTATTAAGCTTCATTATGTGATTAAGGGTGATTTAACTGAACAAAAAGTAGAAAAAGCTGTCCAACTTGCAGCCCAAAATTGCCCTATGGCTCAAACGGTTAGTGACACAGTCGATATAACTGAAACGTTTGAGATACATTAA
- a CDS encoding MATE family efflux transporter, which yields MQQEQHDFTKGSIMKKMILFSSPIFLTNILQTSYQVIDSLWVGNLLGPNALGAISISGTVVFTLLAFIIGINTAALTVLSQYKGAKDDIGLKKSLNGFVVILGSLTLVIGIIGFIVSDSVLQLMGTPEDILPMATHYLRINFIGILFLFGYNFIATVLRSLGDSKTPVRFVLLAVILNTLLDPFFIYVLDLGIAGAAYATIVSQGVAFLYGLTYSIYKAGVPFTMPFLPAVSEVKHIFKLGLPSGLSMIVISGGTLAIMTVVTSFGEEVVAGFGAAQRLDSLIMLPALTLGSAINSMAGQNIGAGKWDRVGAISKNGLLLIALVSLSLSAFVFLTAEYAVSLFVQDPATVAFGTLYVQTVAFFYPFLGINFVLNGVVRAAGAMFQVFILNVLSFWVLRFPLTYGFSRWLGEAGIGVGMALSLMLSSLFAIGYYKLGNWRNITVLDRNGEDTEQGTN from the coding sequence ATGCAACAAGAACAACATGATTTTACTAAAGGGAGTATCATGAAAAAGATGATTCTCTTTTCCTCACCTATTTTTTTAACAAATATTTTGCAAACATCTTATCAAGTCATTGATTCTTTGTGGGTGGGGAACCTTCTTGGTCCCAATGCTCTTGGCGCCATCTCCATTTCAGGCACTGTTGTATTTACTCTCCTAGCATTTATCATTGGTATTAATACAGCTGCTTTAACGGTTTTGTCGCAGTACAAGGGGGCTAAGGACGACATAGGGCTAAAGAAATCTCTGAACGGTTTTGTGGTCATCTTAGGCAGCCTCACGCTTGTTATTGGAATTATAGGATTTATTGTTTCTGATAGTGTTCTTCAACTTATGGGAACACCGGAAGATATCTTGCCGATGGCCACACATTATTTAAGAATTAATTTTATTGGGATTCTCTTTTTGTTCGGCTATAATTTCATTGCCACAGTTTTACGTTCCTTAGGGGATAGCAAAACGCCCGTACGGTTTGTTTTGCTAGCTGTCATCTTAAACACGTTATTAGACCCTTTCTTTATTTATGTCCTTGATTTAGGTATTGCAGGGGCAGCTTATGCCACGATCGTGTCACAAGGAGTCGCTTTTCTTTATGGGCTTACTTATTCTATTTACAAAGCTGGTGTACCGTTCACCATGCCTTTTTTACCTGCTGTAAGTGAAGTGAAACATATTTTTAAATTAGGCCTCCCATCTGGCTTGTCCATGATTGTCATTTCTGGTGGAACGTTAGCGATTATGACAGTGGTGACAAGTTTTGGGGAAGAAGTAGTAGCAGGATTTGGTGCTGCGCAACGTCTTGATAGCCTTATTATGTTACCTGCTTTAACATTAGGATCAGCAATTAACAGTATGGCTGGACAAAATATTGGGGCTGGGAAATGGGACAGAGTTGGTGCTATCTCAAAAAATGGTCTCTTATTAATTGCCTTGGTTTCATTAAGTTTGAGTGCTTTCGTATTCCTCACGGCTGAATATGCTGTTTCTTTATTCGTTCAAGACCCAGCAACGGTTGCGTTTGGAACATTATATGTTCAAACTGTAGCGTTCTTTTATCCATTTTTGGGCATAAATTTTGTATTAAATGGTGTCGTTCGAGCAGCGGGAGCGATGTTTCAAGTCTTTATCCTTAACGTTCTTTCGTTTTGGGTACTCCGGTTTCCGCTAACATATGGTTTTTCTCGATGGCTTGGAGAAGCAGGGATAGGGGTAGGAATGGCTCTTAGCCTTATGTTGAGCAGTCTATTTGCCATCGGCTACTATAAGCTTGGTAATTGGCGGAATATCACTGTTTTGGATCGGAATGGTGAAGACACGGAACAAGGGACTAACTAG
- a CDS encoding YfkD family protein translates to MAVITGILVCVFIFSTLSPFIAYAESGQETKKSKSDQIPESVIDITKENTYPNPTQDVPRLQPSKLTSQLLNSTDVKIDNPDLIKMMNESTIKSSKIGIGTNVSIYLGEWPLSYESEDTMVNWDFERINTNMVDNRGGSDKKKIQFNQQQQKRVKGGLTADMTDAEMVKKMMLKEAAERTKLPLSFSTTVGFGTQTDRVYDVAPKTMGYLTAYAPAVNEKGKITYGEVYLKVKRGNAALDIKNVTRQGVGAWIPIQDYLNLKLESTKQPR, encoded by the coding sequence ATGGCGGTTATAACGGGAATACTCGTTTGTGTATTTATATTTTCCACACTCTCTCCTTTCATAGCTTATGCAGAAAGTGGGCAGGAAACGAAAAAATCGAAGTCTGATCAAATACCGGAATCTGTTATTGACATTACAAAAGAAAATACGTATCCAAACCCGACACAGGATGTCCCAAGACTACAACCAAGTAAACTCACCTCTCAGCTGTTAAATTCGACTGATGTAAAAATTGACAATCCTGATTTAATCAAAATGATGAACGAATCCACCATTAAGAGCTCAAAAATAGGTATCGGGACGAATGTATCCATTTACCTTGGTGAATGGCCGTTGTCATATGAATCAGAGGATACGATGGTGAACTGGGATTTTGAAAGAATTAATACGAATATGGTTGATAACAGAGGGGGCTCTGATAAAAAGAAAATTCAGTTTAACCAGCAGCAACAAAAGCGGGTTAAAGGGGGACTTACCGCTGACATGACGGATGCTGAAATGGTTAAGAAAATGATGCTGAAAGAAGCTGCTGAAAGGACGAAACTTCCTTTAAGTTTTTCAACGACTGTTGGCTTTGGGACTCAAACTGATCGCGTCTACGACGTGGCCCCGAAAACAATGGGATACTTGACTGCTTATGCCCCAGCTGTCAATGAAAAAGGGAAGATAACGTATGGTGAAGTGTATCTTAAAGTGAAACGAGGCAACGCAGCTTTAGATATTAAAAACGTCACAAGACAAGGTGTTGGGGCATGGATACCTATCCAAGATTATCTCAACTTGAAATTGGAATCGACCAAGCAGCCGCGTTAG
- a CDS encoding LD-carboxypeptidase, which yields MASLLQLKRLKRGSVIGVVAPAGQPDEQKLAKAVAYLTLSGYRVVYGAAIFRKHGYLAGTDEERADDINRMFQRCDIDAIFCACGGYGSPRIASLLNYSFIKKHPKIFWGYSDITFLHVAIQQLTGLTTFHGPMLSSDLGTETRQDELKELLAWLRAPSALTYRAEDILCHGTAHGKLIGGNLSLLVSSLGTPYEVDTDGGILFIEEIDEEPYVIDRLLNQLKLAGKFSNVSAVILGHFNACVAKNGRPSFTLNELFIHHIVSAGKPVLSGFNVGHCEPNDPMPIGAFCEVNTYDKTVVIKNPFTHD from the coding sequence ATGGCTTCTCTTTTACAATTAAAACGACTGAAACGTGGCTCAGTCATAGGCGTCGTTGCGCCAGCCGGCCAGCCTGATGAACAGAAATTGGCGAAAGCCGTGGCCTATTTAACATTAAGTGGCTACCGAGTAGTTTATGGTGCTGCGATTTTTCGAAAACATGGTTATTTAGCCGGTACTGATGAGGAACGGGCAGACGATATTAACAGGATGTTTCAACGCTGCGATATCGATGCCATATTTTGTGCATGTGGAGGGTATGGGTCACCAAGAATAGCCTCGCTTTTAAATTATAGTTTTATCAAAAAGCACCCTAAAATCTTTTGGGGCTACAGTGATATCACTTTTTTACATGTGGCCATTCAACAATTAACCGGATTAACAACGTTTCACGGTCCGATGCTAAGCTCTGATTTAGGAACTGAGACGAGGCAAGACGAACTGAAAGAGCTGCTTGCTTGGCTTCGAGCACCTTCAGCGCTAACTTACCGTGCAGAAGATATTCTTTGTCATGGAACAGCTCATGGAAAGCTTATTGGTGGCAATTTGTCTTTGCTCGTTAGTTCATTAGGCACTCCATATGAAGTTGACACGGATGGGGGCATTCTTTTTATTGAAGAAATTGACGAAGAGCCGTACGTGATTGACCGCTTATTAAATCAGTTAAAATTAGCAGGGAAATTTTCGAATGTGTCAGCCGTTATATTAGGTCACTTCAATGCCTGTGTTGCCAAAAATGGGCGTCCTTCTTTTACACTTAATGAGTTGTTCATTCACCATATAGTATCAGCAGGGAAACCTGTACTGTCAGGCTTTAACGTTGGCCACTGTGAGCCGAATGATCCTATGCCTATCGGCGCGTTCTGTGAAGTTAATACATATGATAAAACAGTGGTTATAAAAAATCCATTTACACATGATTAG